In Brevibacillus brevis NBRC 100599, a single genomic region encodes these proteins:
- the sdhB gene encoding succinate dehydrogenase iron-sulfur subunit, with amino-acid sequence MAEKLIHLIITRQDSPDSTPYKEEFKIPYRPGMNVISALMEIQRNPLNAQGQKTSPVNWESNCLEEVCGACSMVINGRPRQACSALVDKLEQPIRLEPMSTFPVQRDLSIDRSRMFDALKRVKAWVPIDGTHDLGPGPRMPEVERQWAYELSKCMTCGVCLEACPNVNAKSDFIGPFAISQVRLFNQHPTGMMNKHERLEALMEDGGIGDCGNSQNCVQACPKGIPLTTSIAHMNKETTKHAVKKFFFS; translated from the coding sequence ATGGCAGAAAAATTGATTCATTTGATTATCACTCGTCAAGATAGCCCTGACAGCACTCCGTACAAGGAAGAGTTCAAAATCCCTTACCGTCCTGGTATGAACGTGATCAGTGCTTTGATGGAGATCCAACGTAATCCACTCAACGCACAAGGTCAAAAAACGTCTCCAGTTAACTGGGAATCGAACTGCTTGGAAGAAGTATGCGGTGCGTGCTCGATGGTTATTAACGGAAGACCACGTCAAGCGTGCTCGGCACTGGTAGATAAACTGGAACAGCCGATTCGTCTTGAGCCAATGAGCACCTTCCCTGTACAGCGTGACTTGTCGATTGACCGCAGTCGCATGTTCGATGCGCTGAAGCGCGTAAAAGCGTGGGTTCCAATCGATGGTACGCATGATCTGGGACCTGGTCCTCGCATGCCGGAAGTGGAGCGTCAATGGGCGTACGAGCTTTCGAAGTGCATGACGTGCGGTGTTTGCTTGGAAGCTTGCCCGAACGTGAATGCGAAGTCTGACTTCATCGGTCCGTTCGCAATTTCGCAGGTTCGTCTGTTCAACCAGCATCCAACGGGTATGATGAACAAGCATGAGCGTCTGGAAGCTTTGATGGAAGATGGCGGTATCGGTGATTGCGGTAACTCGCAAAACTGCGTACAAGCATGTCCAAAAGGCATTCCGCTGACAACCTCGATCGCTCACATGAACAAAGAAACAACTAAACATGCAGTGAAGAAGTTCTTCTTCTCCTAA
- a CDS encoding MarR family winged helix-turn-helix transcriptional regulator: protein MPSPSTDTLERLQEAFRTIMRTMGTQLAEPVSGLTGPQFYILHQLEQKEKCTVGELAESMGVKPSAITAMVDRLDKHGFVARDRDDEDRRVVYISLRDSGKKILQVAKQNRREQLNKMFSHLSEDELQHFVSIFEKLAMAAVIEASE from the coding sequence ATGCCCTCCCCCTCTACAGATACGCTTGAGCGCTTGCAGGAGGCGTTTCGTACCATTATGCGCACGATGGGAACACAATTAGCCGAACCTGTCTCTGGTTTAACTGGCCCCCAATTCTACATTCTTCATCAGTTGGAACAGAAGGAAAAATGCACGGTTGGAGAGTTGGCTGAATCAATGGGGGTCAAACCAAGCGCAATCACAGCAATGGTCGACCGTTTGGATAAACACGGCTTCGTCGCCCGTGATCGTGATGATGAAGATCGCCGAGTTGTTTACATCAGCTTGCGTGATTCTGGCAAAAAAATTCTGCAAGTAGCCAAGCAGAATCGGAGAGAACAACTAAATAAAATGTTTTCTCACCTCAGTGAGGATGAACTTCAGCACTTCGTTAGCATCTTTGAAAAGCTGGCAATGGCGGCGGTTATCGAGGCGAGTGAATAA
- a CDS encoding S8 family serine peptidase — MKKKVCSIGLILALLPATTVSTTAFEGTATIRTQILQDLAEMHEPLHTGKADKEYKTTADEWQRQELLLRGEQLKSAPVDSLEMIEATKAWEEAGVKGEGMLVSVIDTGINPRHPDLPAPHDKRSAMQKSGSSQKVIPGFNWADRTQTTEDVSESQHGIHVAGIIGANGKVKGVAPEAQLISQKVFSNYQSEVPGLGESILFAINDSITKKADVINLSLGSSAGYVDETNVEQMAVKRAVDSGIVVVAAAGNDAYFGSDKVRAQNPDIAMIGSPGLSPDAFSVASINATALAGYSFTVQGVPGMEKVVYLSGYVEGGGAINPVMTLMKPYPLVYMGKGKKEDYNVSVKDKVVLLERGDISFDEKLRLAKEAGAVGAVIYNNEMGPLIISAEHAKQIPAVSILKHMGEQMAQAIKKGKKVTVSFNGEYGQNPMPYPDGGTISAFSSWGPTPDLQFKPEIAAPGGGILSLTRESEYAVKSGTSMATPHVAGGMALLKQGYLKQGRNLQGRSLVNTLKAAAMNTAEPIIDPQISVPAADKEKAKKVPYSPRVQGAGLMQTAKAIKTPAIVVTAKGKAGVSLGEIGNSTTFSLFINNKFGKKPITYQLQNEFGVLTDLRKNGLNMLTDTLFEGAELQFSAPKITVAPGKLEEVKVTLTIPPGSARNQFAEGFISFQPDDKELPTLRTPFYGFYGDWDEPRIMDQPVWEAESQEKRTGVKTSWYHDKRNDKWRYRDYLGVTGVRADGGAKIDPNHIAFSPNGDGHYDVAAPSITFLRNARHIIVEVTDQSGKPIRTLVRDEKVSKYDQSKLGTPYYYTEREAWSWDGKIFSPQKGAYIQAPDGQYHFSIKAKIDDRNANWQSMTLPIRVDTKAPVITASVSGNRVQWSSRDKDIQAYFLYVNGKRVGGPYSPKVSSTLINQPDKKMSVVAHDYAGNISVAHINGKSDSTPPFVEFPDDLFPYLKISKQPDVAFRGKVTGEDMMDRVRLSINKTPVKLATDGSFETILRLTEGLNYVMYSAMDMYGNKRQFTQRVIVDTSPPILQLLNDGSEDVQFDPATKNMLVPVRFLYRDQTYKGQVSINGQIVSYFEEEQLEIPAQKYVTQILNMKQGENRILLEGKDGAGNQSMLLVYAYVDANSGAVVISNGEQRISYKARTVPAPTIQLPNKQLEGQEGEALPIEGKVTGAGAVNLQINYGSKSFQTNANDQGLFRLVLHEVEEGKQKVTVVATDALGREARAEMNVVGKKK, encoded by the coding sequence ATGAAGAAAAAGGTATGCAGCATTGGATTGATATTGGCTTTGCTTCCCGCAACGACTGTCAGCACAACAGCGTTTGAAGGAACGGCGACCATTCGTACGCAGATTTTGCAGGATCTCGCGGAAATGCACGAGCCATTACATACAGGCAAGGCGGACAAGGAATATAAAACGACGGCAGATGAATGGCAACGACAAGAACTACTACTGCGAGGTGAGCAATTAAAATCTGCGCCTGTCGATTCGCTGGAAATGATTGAGGCGACGAAGGCTTGGGAGGAAGCGGGGGTAAAAGGGGAAGGGATGCTCGTTTCGGTGATCGATACGGGAATCAATCCGCGCCACCCCGATTTACCTGCCCCACATGATAAGCGTTCAGCCATGCAAAAGTCAGGCTCTTCCCAGAAGGTGATTCCTGGCTTTAACTGGGCTGACCGTACGCAAACAACGGAAGACGTATCGGAATCTCAGCATGGTATCCATGTTGCGGGAATTATTGGTGCGAACGGAAAAGTAAAAGGGGTTGCACCTGAAGCCCAGCTCATCAGCCAAAAGGTATTTTCCAATTATCAAAGCGAGGTTCCTGGGCTAGGTGAATCGATTTTATTTGCGATCAATGATTCTATTACGAAAAAAGCAGATGTGATCAATTTGAGTCTCGGTTCCTCTGCGGGTTATGTAGATGAAACAAATGTGGAGCAAATGGCAGTGAAGCGAGCAGTCGATAGTGGGATCGTAGTAGTGGCAGCCGCCGGCAATGATGCGTATTTCGGCAGTGATAAGGTACGAGCACAGAATCCGGATATCGCCATGATCGGTTCTCCAGGCTTGAGTCCTGATGCGTTTTCAGTTGCTTCTATTAACGCAACAGCACTGGCTGGTTATAGCTTCACGGTGCAAGGGGTACCCGGTATGGAGAAAGTCGTGTATTTATCGGGCTATGTGGAAGGCGGGGGTGCAATAAACCCAGTCATGACGCTGATGAAGCCGTATCCGCTCGTCTATATGGGGAAAGGGAAGAAGGAAGACTACAATGTTTCCGTAAAAGATAAAGTGGTATTGCTCGAGCGAGGTGACATTTCATTTGACGAAAAGCTACGTCTAGCCAAAGAAGCAGGAGCTGTTGGTGCCGTCATCTACAACAATGAAATGGGACCACTGATTATCAGTGCGGAGCACGCCAAACAAATCCCGGCTGTTTCTATTTTGAAGCACATGGGCGAGCAAATGGCACAAGCGATTAAAAAAGGCAAGAAGGTGACGGTCTCCTTTAACGGTGAATATGGACAAAATCCAATGCCTTATCCCGACGGAGGAACAATCTCGGCTTTTTCATCATGGGGACCAACGCCCGATTTGCAGTTCAAGCCGGAGATTGCAGCTCCAGGCGGGGGCATCCTGTCACTCACGCGAGAGTCTGAATATGCCGTGAAAAGTGGCACCTCAATGGCAACGCCACATGTGGCAGGCGGGATGGCATTGCTGAAGCAAGGCTATCTCAAGCAAGGGCGGAACCTGCAAGGCAGGTCGCTTGTCAATACGTTAAAGGCTGCGGCCATGAATACAGCAGAACCGATTATCGATCCGCAAATCAGCGTACCAGCAGCGGATAAAGAGAAAGCAAAAAAAGTACCTTACAGTCCACGTGTTCAAGGGGCAGGGTTGATGCAAACCGCAAAAGCGATCAAGACTCCAGCCATCGTTGTGACTGCAAAAGGAAAAGCAGGTGTCTCGTTAGGCGAGATCGGGAATTCAACGACCTTTTCTCTGTTTATTAATAACAAGTTTGGCAAAAAGCCGATTACGTATCAGCTGCAAAATGAGTTTGGTGTCTTGACTGACTTGCGCAAGAATGGGCTCAACATGCTAACGGATACTCTTTTCGAGGGGGCAGAACTGCAATTTTCCGCCCCGAAGATTACCGTTGCGCCAGGGAAGTTAGAGGAAGTGAAGGTAACGCTTACGATACCGCCAGGCTCCGCACGCAATCAATTTGCAGAAGGATTTATTTCCTTTCAACCAGATGATAAAGAGCTGCCTACGTTGCGTACGCCGTTTTATGGCTTTTACGGCGATTGGGATGAGCCAAGGATTATGGATCAGCCTGTATGGGAGGCAGAAAGTCAGGAAAAACGAACAGGTGTCAAGACAAGCTGGTATCACGATAAACGCAATGACAAGTGGCGCTACCGGGATTATCTAGGAGTGACAGGTGTCAGAGCCGATGGCGGCGCGAAAATCGACCCCAATCATATCGCCTTTTCACCAAACGGGGATGGGCATTACGATGTCGCTGCTCCTTCAATTACATTTTTGCGCAATGCCCGTCATATTATCGTCGAAGTAACCGATCAGTCAGGCAAGCCGATTCGCACTCTTGTACGCGATGAAAAGGTGAGCAAGTACGACCAATCCAAGCTGGGGACTCCATACTATTATACGGAAAGGGAAGCGTGGAGCTGGGACGGAAAGATCTTTTCACCACAAAAAGGCGCCTACATACAGGCACCTGATGGACAGTACCACTTCTCCATTAAGGCCAAAATAGACGACCGCAATGCAAATTGGCAATCAATGACACTCCCCATCCGCGTGGATACAAAAGCTCCTGTGATTACAGCTTCTGTGTCAGGTAACCGGGTTCAATGGAGTAGCCGTGATAAAGATATCCAGGCCTATTTCCTTTATGTAAACGGAAAAAGGGTAGGAGGCCCCTATTCTCCAAAAGTGTCCAGCACACTTATTAATCAGCCGGATAAAAAAATGAGTGTGGTAGCGCATGATTACGCGGGGAATATCAGTGTGGCACATATAAACGGGAAAAGCGACAGCACCCCGCCCTTTGTGGAGTTCCCGGATGATTTGTTTCCTTATTTGAAAATATCCAAGCAGCCAGACGTGGCCTTCAGGGGCAAAGTAACAGGCGAGGATATGATGGACAGGGTGCGTTTGTCGATTAACAAAACGCCTGTAAAGCTGGCGACGGATGGCTCCTTTGAAACCATCCTGCGATTAACGGAAGGTCTCAACTATGTGATGTACAGTGCAATGGATATGTATGGAAACAAGCGCCAATTCACGCAGCGGGTTATCGTTGATACGAGCCCTCCGATATTGCAATTGCTAAACGACGGTAGCGAAGACGTACAGTTCGATCCAGCAACCAAGAACATGCTGGTTCCGGTCCGTTTCCTATACAGAGATCAAACATACAAAGGTCAGGTAAGTATCAATGGGCAAATCGTGTCCTACTTTGAAGAAGAGCAATTGGAAATCCCTGCACAAAAATACGTAACCCAAATTTTGAACATGAAGCAGGGAGAAAATCGCATTTTGCTCGAAGGGAAAGACGGGGCAGGCAATCAAAGCATGTTGCTGGTGTATGCGTATGTCGATGCCAATTCAGGGGCGGTTGTCATAAGCAATGGGGAGCAGCGTATATCCTACAAGGCGCGAACAGTGCCAGCACCGACGATCCAGCTACCGAACAAACAGCTAGAAGGGCAGGAAGGTGAAGCGCTGCCCATCGAAGGGAAAGTGACAGGTGCTGGTGCTGTTAACCTCCAAATCAACTATGGATCAAAAAGCTTTCAGACCAACGCGAATGATCAAGGGTTATTTCGCTTGGTGCTTCATGAGGTAGAGGAAGGCAAGCAAAAAGTGACGGTTGTTGCCACCGATGCGCTGGGGAGGGAAGCCCGAGCGGAGATGAACGTCGTCGGAAAGAAGAAATAG
- a CDS encoding chemotaxis protein CheX codes for MIVQYLDPFLESASSVIQQVCNVDISRGELAEREWSHVEGHTWIRIGMTGQLQGEVFFGLQEELALRIVSAMMGGYPVQEMDELGKSAISELGNMISGNASTLLSNRGVIVDITPPLFLHQHDLKDMAGTALIAPLDLHDMGRLDIQIIVIR; via the coding sequence ATGATAGTCCAGTACCTTGATCCATTTCTTGAATCAGCTTCGTCCGTGATTCAACAAGTATGCAATGTCGACATTTCGCGTGGAGAGTTAGCTGAAAGAGAATGGAGCCATGTAGAAGGCCATACATGGATTCGAATCGGAATGACAGGTCAATTACAAGGTGAGGTCTTTTTCGGTCTGCAAGAGGAATTGGCTTTGCGCATTGTCTCGGCCATGATGGGTGGCTATCCCGTGCAAGAGATGGATGAGCTCGGAAAAAGTGCCATTTCCGAGTTAGGGAACATGATTTCCGGGAATGCGAGTACGCTTTTGTCCAATCGAGGAGTTATCGTGGACATAACCCCGCCCTTATTTTTACATCAGCATGACTTGAAAGACATGGCAGGGACAGCATTGATTGCACCGCTCGATCTTCATGACATGGGCAGACTGGATATTCAAATAATTGTGATAAGATAG
- a CDS encoding ABC transporter ATP-binding protein has protein sequence MLFVIKNLFGYLRPYKLLSSLFFLTLALDLLFLSLAPLSFQMIIDRAIVPKDMHVFSVIMIVLAISGFICISAGMISDYVLAKLNARVQNDLRQKLFAHMQHLPVSYFHKTRSGELISHFSVDLPVIDRSLAILFTTGIQSLVVVTISTMVLFYLEWVMALCILVGAILIFTGPYLLGRRAHAINAAYKEQLAAMTNDVQENTKAQMVIKGFNLQAVMIDKFMERLELLLVSNYRKNLMAAKLERIPALCLLLINFTIIGFGSYLALTGRISVGSLVAFFTMYTSMGNAVFNLTFTLPLMTDAQVSMERIQKVLNEPSEKVDHSSSEQIDLRTTEVSIKNVTFGYQENQLSIKQINMQIPARSKIAIVGSSGSGKSTIIQLLLGFYQPSSGHIEINGTKLDERNRGAFRNHVGVVFQEHFLFHGTIAENIRLGKLDATNDELRMAAQQAEIHDFIMSLPDKYETLVLDGGSNLSGGQRQRLAIARAILRNPSLFILDEATSALDPITEASINKTFAKLSSDRTVITVTHRLSTITDMDQIFVLEQGELVEQGTHSQLFQKRGYYTRLWEKQQRSSISSHAER, from the coding sequence ATGCTGTTCGTCATCAAAAACCTGTTTGGCTACCTACGCCCCTATAAGCTCCTGAGTTCCCTTTTTTTCCTCACGCTTGCACTTGATCTACTTTTTTTATCCTTGGCACCTCTCAGTTTCCAGATGATCATTGATAGAGCGATTGTTCCCAAAGATATGCACGTATTCTCAGTTATCATGATAGTCTTGGCGATTAGCGGGTTTATCTGTATCAGTGCTGGAATGATCAGTGATTATGTGCTGGCAAAACTAAATGCACGTGTGCAAAATGATTTGCGGCAAAAACTGTTTGCGCATATGCAACATTTGCCGGTCAGCTATTTCCATAAAACGCGTTCGGGCGAACTGATCTCTCACTTTTCAGTGGATTTGCCTGTCATTGACAGATCGTTAGCGATTCTCTTCACGACAGGTATTCAGTCATTGGTGGTCGTGACGATTAGTACAATGGTGTTGTTTTATTTGGAATGGGTGATGGCGCTGTGTATTTTGGTTGGGGCAATCTTGATCTTTACAGGCCCTTATTTGCTTGGACGACGTGCCCACGCAATCAATGCTGCCTATAAAGAACAACTCGCTGCTATGACGAATGATGTCCAGGAAAATACGAAAGCGCAAATGGTTATCAAGGGATTCAACCTGCAAGCTGTCATGATCGATAAATTCATGGAAAGACTCGAATTGCTGTTGGTCAGCAACTATCGCAAAAATTTGATGGCAGCGAAGCTGGAACGAATTCCTGCGCTATGCTTACTTCTCATCAACTTTACGATCATTGGCTTCGGTTCCTATCTAGCACTTACCGGGCGAATCTCTGTCGGTTCGCTTGTCGCCTTTTTCACCATGTATACGTCGATGGGGAATGCTGTGTTTAATCTGACCTTTACGCTTCCACTGATGACAGATGCACAAGTCAGTATGGAGCGAATCCAGAAGGTGCTGAATGAACCTAGTGAAAAAGTCGACCATTCTTCATCCGAACAGATCGATTTGCGTACGACTGAAGTGTCCATAAAAAATGTTACGTTTGGCTATCAAGAAAATCAGTTATCTATTAAGCAAATCAACATGCAGATTCCAGCTCGGTCAAAAATTGCGATAGTTGGCTCCAGCGGGTCTGGAAAAAGCACGATCATTCAGCTGTTATTAGGCTTTTATCAACCTAGTTCTGGTCATATCGAGATAAACGGGACAAAACTAGATGAAAGGAATCGGGGAGCCTTCCGCAACCATGTAGGGGTTGTCTTTCAGGAGCACTTTCTTTTTCACGGAACAATAGCAGAAAACATCCGGCTCGGCAAACTCGACGCGACCAACGACGAGCTGAGGATGGCTGCACAGCAAGCAGAGATCCATGACTTTATCATGAGTCTACCAGACAAGTACGAGACACTAGTTTTGGATGGGGGTAGCAATCTCTCGGGGGGACAAAGGCAGCGACTCGCCATTGCTCGAGCGATTCTGCGCAATCCTTCTCTATTCATTCTGGATGAAGCAACTTCTGCTCTCGATCCCATTACTGAGGCTTCTATAAACAAGACCTTTGCGAAGCTTTCCAGCGATCGGACTGTCATTACGGTGACACATCGTTTGTCGACCATAACGGACATGGATCAAATATTTGTTTTGGAGCAGGGGGAACTAGTGGAGCAAGGGACACACTCTCAACTGTTTCAAAAGCGGGGCTATTACACAAGACTATGGGAGAAGCAGCAGAGAAGTTCCATCTCCTCGCACGCGGAAAGGTAG
- a CDS encoding GNAT family N-acetyltransferase: MHVQFRKCTSDNDFAQFTLFFMRNRLEFSRMFSLSDTLVHILTFLPDSHLILIEDERGKLIGWGHYQYLTAERQPDPEGEICYIHSVIVEEKYRRSRVFLKGFRHLIRQVQEENEHVKQVTFHADANHIYLNRLYSKFAQLAGEQEGYYGRENIYLSEINQLASYLGMDAIDVK, translated from the coding sequence ATGCATGTCCAATTTAGAAAATGTACCAGTGACAATGATTTTGCCCAATTCACGCTATTCTTTATGCGCAATCGATTGGAATTTAGCCGTATGTTTTCCCTTAGTGACACGCTCGTTCATATTTTGACGTTTCTCCCGGATTCTCATTTGATCCTCATAGAAGACGAGCGAGGTAAATTGATCGGATGGGGCCATTATCAATACTTGACAGCAGAAAGGCAACCAGACCCAGAGGGAGAAATTTGCTATATCCATTCCGTCATCGTTGAAGAAAAATATCGAAGGAGCAGGGTATTTCTAAAAGGCTTTCGCCATCTTATCAGACAGGTCCAGGAAGAGAATGAACACGTGAAACAAGTAACCTTTCATGCAGATGCTAATCATATTTATCTGAACCGGCTCTATTCGAAATTTGCACAGCTTGCAGGGGAGCAGGAGGGGTATTATGGACGAGAAAACATCTACCTATCCGAAATCAATCAGCTCGCTTCCTATCTGGGAATGGACGCAATTGACGTTAAATAA
- a CDS encoding ABC transporter permease subunit yields MTYVKQLIGMFFLVIAVCGGPFMLYTQKEEIVFEPGNIVVHAVYLIQQFAEGSLGTYYSGQTERSIAEDILPFAISSFKLLFSSVIVAVLASIIFGLLLQRFRIVRQFQKVLNLLATIPDFILIVVSIVGAVGFYKMTNIRIITLSPVSDSDSTWFPITLLSIGPTIFLMKVVSLKYAQIGGEDYIKTALAKGMGIWHVLIHHVYKNIKPFLIADLKKTIAISVANLFIVEYLLNVVGLTRFIFSKDGSYEFNAAVMGLLGIILLSILVYGLIRLILYVIERAVVYK; encoded by the coding sequence TTGACCTATGTAAAACAATTAATTGGGATGTTTTTCCTGGTTATCGCCGTTTGCGGCGGGCCTTTCATGCTATATACGCAAAAGGAAGAAATCGTGTTCGAACCAGGAAATATCGTAGTCCATGCGGTATATCTGATTCAGCAGTTTGCAGAGGGCTCCCTCGGAACCTATTATTCCGGGCAAACGGAAAGGAGCATCGCAGAGGATATCCTCCCATTTGCAATTAGCTCCTTTAAACTACTATTCTCAAGTGTGATTGTCGCCGTTCTTGCTAGTATTATTTTTGGATTGCTATTGCAGCGCTTTCGGATTGTACGTCAATTTCAAAAGGTTTTGAATTTACTTGCCACCATTCCTGATTTTATTCTGATCGTTGTTTCGATTGTGGGTGCGGTCGGATTTTACAAGATGACGAACATTCGAATTATCACCCTGTCACCTGTAAGTGACTCTGATAGTACTTGGTTTCCGATCACGCTACTGTCCATTGGACCAACGATTTTTCTCATGAAGGTAGTCAGTCTGAAGTATGCACAAATCGGCGGCGAAGACTATATTAAAACAGCTCTTGCCAAGGGGATGGGGATCTGGCATGTTCTCATTCACCACGTCTATAAAAATATCAAGCCGTTTCTCATTGCTGATTTAAAGAAGACGATTGCGATTTCGGTAGCCAACTTGTTTATTGTTGAGTACCTATTAAACGTCGTAGGATTGACCCGCTTTATTTTTAGCAAAGATGGCAGTTACGAATTCAATGCTGCTGTCATGGGATTGTTAGGTATCATTTTGCTATCCATTTTGGTCTATGGATTGATTCGTCTCATTTTGTATGTGATTGAACGCGCGGTTGTATATAAATAA
- a CDS encoding ABC transporter permease, whose protein sequence is MRKRFNWSLWLGSILVLFLIIIGVAGPYVAPYDIDYQAKVRNEMVNGKQMIISPPLAPSSEHLLGTDKWGYDLLTKLLHGAPYTIFITLMIALLRLLMGAWIGLNIGILDKQQRWWIAIENAWGYMPIFIPVYFLLKGININPELPTFTLVLFFIVVVAVLGTPSVAASIRQKTEQIKESQYVLAATSLGAGRDQIIFRHILPHLKEHLVIVLVTEMIATMTLMGLLGIFGLYVGGTTMYYDPVEFHSITHEWAGLLGTYRSFVYTNYTWIFLIPLAAYMLAIGSFSLLAKGLRDKFEQTYSRTPFI, encoded by the coding sequence ATGAGGAAACGGTTCAATTGGTCTTTATGGCTAGGCAGTATCTTGGTATTATTTTTAATCATTATCGGTGTAGCCGGACCCTATGTAGCCCCCTATGACATCGATTACCAGGCGAAAGTGCGTAATGAGATGGTGAACGGGAAGCAAATGATCATTTCGCCTCCTTTGGCACCGTCAAGCGAGCATCTGTTGGGTACGGATAAATGGGGCTATGATTTGCTTACAAAACTGCTCCACGGGGCACCGTATACCATTTTTATTACGCTCATGATTGCGTTATTGCGATTATTGATGGGAGCATGGATCGGACTGAATATTGGAATATTGGACAAGCAGCAGCGTTGGTGGATTGCGATTGAGAACGCCTGGGGATACATGCCTATATTTATTCCTGTCTATTTTTTATTGAAAGGAATCAATATCAATCCCGAATTGCCAACGTTTACGCTCGTATTGTTTTTCATAGTGGTCGTGGCTGTGCTAGGGACGCCTTCGGTAGCTGCGTCCATCCGTCAAAAAACAGAGCAAATCAAGGAATCGCAGTACGTATTAGCTGCGACCTCTCTGGGGGCCGGGCGGGATCAGATCATCTTTCGCCACATCCTGCCGCATTTGAAGGAGCATCTGGTCATTGTCCTGGTGACAGAGATGATCGCCACCATGACGTTGATGGGGCTTCTCGGGATATTTGGTCTTTATGTAGGCGGCACGACTATGTACTATGACCCGGTTGAGTTTCACTCGATCACACATGAATGGGCAGGACTGCTCGGGACTTACAGAAGCTTTGTCTACACGAATTACACGTGGATTTTCCTGATCCCACTTGCTGCTTATATGCTTGCAATTGGTTCCTTTAGTCTACTGGCCAAAGGCTTGCGTGATAAGTTCGAACAGACGTATAGTCGTACCCCATTTATTTAA
- a CDS encoding helix-turn-helix domain-containing protein, whose amino-acid sequence MKGSDQTKPLLTNREREVFELLVQDKTTKEIAGQLFISEKTVRNHISNVMQKLGVKGRSQAVVELVRLGELEI is encoded by the coding sequence TTGAAGGGTAGCGACCAAACCAAGCCGTTGTTAACGAATCGCGAAAGAGAAGTGTTTGAACTCTTGGTCCAAGATAAGACAACCAAAGAGATTGCCGGACAACTCTTCATCAGCGAAAAGACTGTGCGCAATCACATTAGTAATGTCATGCAAAAATTAGGTGTCAAAGGTCGATCTCAGGCAGTAGTCGAACTCGTTCGACTTGGTGAACTAGAGATTTGA
- a CDS encoding GNAT family N-acetyltransferase has translation MMIKNRGVHFMYFIPFTDELISEAGQLLSKRHKLDREILSVLPIECEDENYATTAVKTIWSRPNSSGVAAMEDGKLIGYLIGQKMENPLRGRHVWMNLEGHAISRNTSFELYRDLYSEASQLWVDEGYFSHFALIPASQPELLHSWFRLGFGFEQTHALLSLLDREFPLPLSIPNVEIRLASPEDSNLVEEIANIIRTHQNKAPVFAYSLHDDPEKLRKGYAGLLDDHDVDFWIALKDGKIISFQGYFPFDRSNVNLNVPDRCVELGVAGTLDQYRGQGINYALTLHGLAHAKKKGYVSCMTDWRETNLQSSRYWPRQGFLPVSYRVSRLIDSRITLVKE, from the coding sequence ATGATGATAAAAAACAGAGGTGTCCATTTTATGTATTTCATACCATTTACGGATGAGTTAATCTCAGAAGCTGGGCAACTATTGTCCAAACGTCATAAACTAGATCGGGAAATCCTTTCGGTACTACCAATTGAATGTGAAGATGAAAATTATGCAACGACTGCTGTTAAAACGATATGGTCAAGACCAAACAGTAGCGGAGTCGCAGCAATGGAAGATGGTAAATTAATCGGATACCTCATTGGACAAAAGATGGAAAACCCTCTTCGGGGTCGACATGTCTGGATGAATTTGGAGGGACATGCCATTTCTCGCAATACCTCCTTTGAATTATATAGAGATCTTTATTCAGAAGCTTCTCAACTATGGGTAGATGAGGGATATTTCAGTCATTTTGCACTAATTCCAGCCAGTCAACCGGAATTACTTCATTCTTGGTTCCGTTTAGGATTTGGCTTTGAACAAACACATGCATTACTCTCATTACTTGATCGGGAATTTCCTCTTCCTTTGAGCATTCCAAATGTGGAAATTCGCTTGGCATCCCCTGAAGATAGTAATTTGGTAGAGGAGATTGCAAACATTATTAGAACTCATCAAAATAAGGCACCCGTTTTTGCTTATTCTTTACATGATGACCCTGAGAAATTACGTAAAGGTTATGCAGGTCTCCTTGATGATCATGATGTCGATTTCTGGATCGCCTTAAAAGATGGAAAAATTATTTCTTTTCAAGGATATTTCCCCTTCGATAGAAGTAATGTAAATTTGAATGTACCGGATCGTTGTGTTGAATTAGGGGTGGCTGGTACTCTAGATCAATATCGCGGGCAAGGTATCAATTATGCACTTACACTACATGGACTTGCCCATGCGAAGAAAAAAGGATATGTCTCCTGCATGACAGATTGGAGAGAAACGAATTTACAATCTTCACGTTATTGGCCTCGTCAAGGCTTCCTTCCTGTTTCTTACAGAGTTTCTCGCCTTATTGATAGCAGAATAACCTTGGTGAAAGAGTAG